A window of Rubricoccus marinus contains these coding sequences:
- a CDS encoding PAS domain S-box protein: MPFFSRSIDEVLAPQVLRALPVGIAVYKLEKPGDPASLRLVYANEASEAITGLKSSKEVGRFMREITPEVMDTDVPAAYTRVAMSGKAENLGTVTYGDDRIQRSTFHLRAIPLEDRMVAVVFEDVSDSADLAELRKAQDSLVSKERRYRSLVEATAAIVWQTPPSGEFESDQPHWRAFTGQSEEELMGWGWLGAIHPDDNQKTADAWNAAVAARDTYNVVHRLRRHDGEYRHMLARAVPVLDASGEILEWVGVHTDVHDQTLASDALEASESRFRTLFDAFGDVVLVYPVREDGPGELLAFNRAAVQRYGYTEEELHDLTIQDLIKPGSLSVPDAIARLRRETQATFDSVHLTKEGQRLHMSTNARLVEYDGELCILAICRDDTERRAFQRQLSRANLRLERTVNERTAEIEAFADDLRILHRIITEEHASPEARFDAFLRAGCEMFDLPLGILSSTPKDPETGEALYRLEAVVSPDPSIEAGLTIPLSEAFCDAVYETGETVVYGDAADEAPSHPACVQRGLRAFIGTPIRVDGEFFGTLNFVSPEAREDGFKTTELDLIEMMAGAIGRQISLDRVTQKNARDLAWHRAVAEAVNDAVVHIDAEGHVLEHNEAAEDVLEGDHLPLQRVDRYGAPLAPEAFPERVAMLDERTVRSRLQGLGDEEMRQWYLVNASPVDEDHDGMLDGAVVVLQDVTAVQQIAERAMRSRDLLRSVLAASPEGVMAFRAIREDGEIVDFEWILANPRVETIIGRSEADLIGNRLLEVFPGNREAGLFDAYVDVVESQEPYETVIPYNHDGLNTSFRLVAVPIPSEDGFTVTFVEVIDVVDLDDTLPAEDT; this comes from the coding sequence ATGCCTTTCTTCTCTCGCAGCATCGACGAGGTGCTCGCGCCCCAAGTGCTACGTGCGCTCCCGGTTGGGATCGCGGTTTACAAGCTCGAAAAGCCCGGCGATCCGGCATCGCTGCGTTTGGTCTACGCCAATGAGGCCAGCGAAGCCATCACGGGGCTCAAGAGCAGCAAGGAAGTGGGGCGGTTCATGCGCGAGATCACGCCAGAGGTGATGGACACAGATGTCCCCGCGGCCTACACGCGAGTCGCGATGTCTGGCAAGGCAGAGAACCTGGGAACGGTCACCTACGGCGATGATCGCATCCAGCGCTCGACGTTCCACCTCCGCGCGATCCCGCTGGAGGACCGCATGGTCGCCGTCGTGTTCGAGGACGTCTCGGACAGCGCGGACCTCGCCGAACTCCGCAAGGCCCAGGATTCCCTGGTGTCGAAAGAGCGGCGGTACCGTTCGCTTGTAGAGGCCACGGCGGCCATCGTGTGGCAGACCCCGCCTTCGGGCGAGTTCGAGAGCGATCAGCCGCACTGGCGGGCTTTTACCGGGCAGTCCGAGGAGGAACTGATGGGCTGGGGCTGGCTTGGCGCCATCCACCCCGATGACAACCAGAAAACCGCCGACGCGTGGAACGCTGCGGTAGCCGCTCGGGACACGTACAACGTCGTGCACCGGCTCCGCCGCCACGATGGGGAGTACCGCCACATGCTGGCCCGCGCTGTTCCCGTCTTGGACGCCTCTGGCGAGATCCTGGAGTGGGTGGGCGTCCACACCGACGTCCACGACCAAACGCTCGCCTCCGACGCTCTCGAAGCCAGCGAGTCCCGGTTCCGGACGCTGTTCGACGCCTTTGGCGACGTCGTGTTGGTGTACCCCGTGCGCGAAGACGGACCCGGGGAGCTTCTGGCGTTCAACCGTGCCGCCGTTCAGCGCTACGGCTACACCGAGGAGGAACTCCACGACCTCACGATCCAGGACCTCATCAAGCCCGGCTCGCTTTCCGTCCCCGACGCCATCGCGCGGCTCCGCCGCGAGACGCAGGCCACGTTCGACTCGGTGCACCTCACCAAGGAGGGGCAGCGCCTGCACATGTCTACCAACGCACGGCTCGTGGAGTACGATGGGGAGCTGTGCATCCTCGCCATCTGCCGCGACGATACCGAGCGCCGGGCGTTCCAGCGCCAGCTCTCGCGCGCGAACCTCCGCCTGGAGCGCACGGTCAACGAGCGGACGGCGGAGATCGAGGCATTCGCGGACGACCTGCGGATCCTCCACCGCATCATCACCGAGGAGCACGCCTCGCCAGAGGCCCGGTTCGATGCGTTCCTGCGCGCGGGCTGCGAGATGTTCGACCTCCCGCTCGGCATCCTTTCCTCGACGCCCAAAGACCCGGAAACGGGCGAAGCCCTCTACCGCCTGGAAGCAGTGGTCTCACCCGATCCCTCCATCGAGGCTGGCCTCACGATCCCGCTCTCCGAAGCGTTTTGCGACGCGGTGTACGAGACGGGCGAAACCGTCGTGTACGGGGACGCGGCGGACGAGGCGCCCTCGCATCCGGCCTGCGTTCAGCGCGGCCTCCGCGCCTTTATCGGCACGCCGATCCGGGTCGACGGCGAATTTTTCGGGACGCTCAACTTCGTCTCGCCAGAGGCCCGCGAGGACGGCTTCAAGACTACTGAGCTCGACCTGATCGAAATGATGGCCGGCGCCATCGGCCGGCAGATCTCGCTGGACCGCGTGACGCAGAAAAACGCCCGGGACCTCGCGTGGCACCGCGCCGTGGCCGAGGCCGTCAACGACGCCGTGGTCCACATCGACGCCGAGGGCCACGTGCTCGAACACAATGAAGCCGCCGAGGACGTGCTCGAAGGCGATCACCTGCCGCTTCAGCGCGTCGACCGCTACGGGGCGCCTCTGGCGCCAGAGGCCTTCCCGGAACGCGTCGCGATGCTAGACGAGCGCACGGTGCGCTCGCGGCTGCAAGGTCTGGGAGACGAGGAGATGCGCCAGTGGTACCTCGTCAACGCCTCGCCCGTGGATGAGGACCACGACGGGATGCTGGACGGCGCCGTGGTGGTGCTGCAAGACGTGACGGCGGTGCAGCAGATCGCGGAGCGCGCGATGCGCTCGCGCGATCTCTTGCGCTCGGTTCTCGCCGCCTCGCCAGAGGGCGTCATGGCGTTCCGGGCCATCCGCGAAGATGGCGAGATCGTCGACTTCGAGTGGATCCTCGCGAACCCGCGCGTGGAGACCATCATCGGGCGGAGCGAAGCGGACCTGATCGGAAACCGGCTGCTGGAGGTGTTTCCGGGCAACCGGGAAGCGGGCTTATTCGACGCCTACGTCGACGTGGTCGAAAGCCAGGAGCCGTATGAGACCGTGATCCCCTACAACCACGATGGGCTGAACACCTCGTTCCGGCTGGTGGCCGTCCCCATCCCGAGCGAGGACGGGTTTACCGTCACGTTCGTGGAGGTAATCGACGTGGTGGATCTCGACGACACGCTTCCCGCTGAGGACACATGA
- a CDS encoding RDD family protein: MRPSDPTQYNPGSYDHEFDDPIDHSIFDAEAFPLASPWKRLGAVILDSLIGFGLALPGLMLIGIGEETNADVFEALGALVFVGALLALMVYQVILLSRDGQTIGKRVLNLRIVDAHDGHNPGFLRAFVVRSVLMGVLSIIPLVSLIDALMVFTENHQTLHDRLATTVVEDESPGAR, translated from the coding sequence ATGCGCCCCTCCGACCCTACCCAATACAACCCCGGCTCCTACGACCACGAGTTCGACGACCCGATCGACCACTCCATCTTCGACGCGGAGGCGTTTCCTCTGGCGTCACCGTGGAAGCGGCTCGGCGCGGTGATCTTGGACTCGCTGATCGGGTTCGGCCTGGCGCTGCCCGGCCTGATGCTCATCGGCATCGGCGAAGAGACGAACGCGGATGTCTTCGAAGCCTTGGGCGCGCTCGTCTTCGTGGGCGCGTTGCTTGCGCTCATGGTTTACCAGGTCATCCTCCTGAGCCGCGACGGGCAGACGATCGGCAAGAGGGTTCTGAACCTCCGCATCGTGGACGCCCACGACGGGCACAACCCCGGATTCTTGCGGGCCTTCGTGGTGCGCAGCGTTCTCATGGGCGTGCTCTCGATCATCCCGCTCGTCAGCCTGATCGACGCGCTGATGGTCTTTACCGAGAACCACCAGACGCTCCACGACCGCCTCGCGACAACCGTCGTGGAGGACGAGTCGCCGGGTGCGCGGTAG
- a CDS encoding HD domain-containing protein has translation MTPRFKLFNDPVHGFVSVPKGLVLDLVETPEFQRLRRIRQLGLGFLVFPGAVHTRFEHGLGAMSLMYEALSTIQGKGTVLTTDEVEGALVAALLHDVGHGPFSHTLETQLIPPGASGQRFRHEAMSRAILGRIDRRLGGALTTALAIFDGRYERPFFQALLASQLDMDRLDYLRRDSFYTGVAEGVVGVERILKTLRVHGRGADAQLVIEAKGGYAVENALLSRRLMYWQVYLHKTVLAADSVLRGAFARARARWASGDPALEATTPALATFMSGEITADHFADPDAVAPEVLDAFCELDDTDVLASLKQWKRSDDRVLADLSRRFLDRDLFRTTFMNAPASGAEQDAWRERVADWLVARGLSSPADAADDASYYLVTASSRNSAYESAGEPISILERDGSLRELSLASDSGAVDAMTTPVIKPYVVAPKALDLISSPA, from the coding sequence GTGACACCTCGCTTCAAACTTTTCAACGACCCCGTCCACGGGTTCGTCAGCGTTCCAAAGGGGCTCGTCCTCGATCTGGTGGAGACGCCGGAGTTTCAGCGCCTCCGTCGCATCCGCCAGCTCGGCCTCGGGTTCCTCGTGTTTCCGGGCGCCGTCCACACCCGGTTCGAGCACGGGCTCGGCGCGATGTCGCTCATGTACGAGGCGCTGAGCACCATCCAGGGCAAAGGCACCGTCCTCACGACCGACGAGGTGGAAGGCGCGCTTGTCGCCGCGCTTCTGCACGATGTGGGCCACGGGCCGTTTTCGCACACGCTCGAAACGCAACTGATCCCCCCCGGCGCCAGCGGCCAGCGGTTCCGCCACGAGGCCATGAGCCGCGCCATCCTCGGCCGCATCGACCGGCGCCTGGGCGGCGCTCTGACCACGGCGCTCGCCATCTTCGACGGGCGCTACGAGCGGCCCTTTTTCCAGGCGCTTCTGGCGAGCCAGTTGGACATGGACCGCCTGGACTACCTCCGGCGCGATTCCTTCTACACCGGCGTCGCCGAGGGCGTGGTGGGCGTGGAGCGCATCCTGAAAACGCTCCGCGTGCACGGCCGCGGCGCGGACGCACAACTGGTGATCGAGGCCAAGGGCGGCTACGCCGTCGAAAACGCGCTCCTCTCGCGGCGGCTGATGTACTGGCAGGTGTACCTCCACAAAACGGTCCTCGCCGCCGACAGCGTGCTGCGCGGCGCCTTCGCGCGCGCCCGCGCCCGGTGGGCCTCTGGCGACCCCGCGCTGGAAGCGACCACGCCCGCGCTCGCCACGTTCATGAGCGGCGAGATCACCGCCGACCACTTCGCTGATCCCGACGCCGTCGCGCCAGAGGTTTTGGACGCGTTCTGCGAACTGGACGACACCGACGTGCTGGCCTCGCTCAAGCAGTGGAAGCGCTCCGACGACCGCGTCCTCGCGGACCTCTCGCGGCGCTTTCTGGACCGCGACCTGTTCCGCACTACGTTTATGAACGCCCCGGCCTCTGGCGCCGAGCAGGACGCCTGGCGCGAGCGCGTGGCCGACTGGCTCGTCGCCAGAGGCCTGTCCTCCCCCGCCGACGCGGCGGACGACGCGTCGTATTACCTCGTGACCGCCTCCTCGCGGAACAGCGCGTACGAGAGCGCCGGCGAACCCATCTCCATCTTGGAGCGCGACGGCTCGCTCCGAGAGCTCTCCCTCGCGTCGGACTCCGGCGCCGTGGACGCCATGACGACGCCCGTAATCAAGCCCTACGTCGTTGCGCCCAAAGCGCTGGACCTCATCTCGTCTCCCGCATGA
- a CDS encoding histone deacetylase family protein: MTLYSLRDDHALHSARGHPERPARLEAVRERIEANRALVDLVRVQGAPASREDLERVHDPAYLDALEAFCENGGGMLDVDTYATRESLRLVRGASGDVIEIVRRVCAGEADNGFALGRPPGHHARPAQAMGFCLLSNAAIAARFAQEALGAGRVMIVDTDVHHGNGTQEAFYDDPSVLFVSSQQADIFPGTGAMDETGTGAGEGSTVNLAVPGGTTDAGLVGLYRETIGPLAARFRPDLILLSAGYDAHRLDPIGGLSLSVSGLTDLVRVVMEAADAYASGRLVLTLEGGYHPEVLGAGVASSLRALLDPTAEPADPFGPSRREGPDLTEITAHVRALHGL, translated from the coding sequence ATGACCCTGTACTCGCTCCGCGACGACCACGCGCTGCACAGCGCCAGAGGCCACCCGGAACGCCCGGCGCGGCTAGAGGCCGTCCGCGAGCGGATCGAGGCCAACCGCGCGCTCGTGGACCTCGTTCGGGTTCAAGGCGCGCCCGCCTCCCGCGAGGATCTGGAGCGCGTACACGATCCGGCATACCTGGACGCCTTGGAGGCCTTTTGCGAGAACGGCGGCGGGATGCTGGACGTGGACACCTACGCCACGCGCGAGTCCCTCCGGCTCGTGCGCGGGGCCTCTGGGGACGTGATCGAGATCGTGCGGCGCGTGTGCGCTGGCGAGGCAGACAACGGTTTCGCGCTCGGCCGGCCGCCGGGGCACCACGCCCGGCCCGCGCAAGCGATGGGGTTCTGCCTGCTCTCCAACGCCGCCATCGCGGCGCGCTTCGCGCAAGAGGCCCTCGGCGCCGGGCGCGTGATGATCGTGGACACGGACGTGCACCACGGCAACGGCACGCAAGAGGCCTTCTACGACGATCCCTCGGTCCTCTTCGTGTCCTCGCAGCAGGCCGACATCTTCCCGGGCACGGGCGCGATGGACGAGACCGGCACCGGCGCCGGCGAGGGCTCGACGGTCAACCTCGCCGTCCCCGGCGGCACGACAGACGCGGGGCTCGTCGGACTCTACCGCGAGACCATCGGGCCTCTGGCGGCGCGCTTCCGGCCGGACCTCATCCTCCTCTCCGCGGGCTACGACGCCCACCGGCTCGATCCCATCGGCGGACTCTCGCTCTCCGTCAGCGGGCTAACGGACCTGGTGCGCGTGGTGATGGAAGCGGCCGACGCCTACGCCAGCGGCCGACTCGTGCTGACCCTCGAAGGCGGCTACCACCCCGAGGTTTTGGGAGCAGGCGTGGCTTCCTCACTCCGCGCTCTTCTAGACCCAACCGCCGAGCCCGCGGACCCGTTCGGCCCGAGCCGCCGCGAGGGGCCGGACCTCACGGAGATCACCGCGCACGTTCGCGCGCTTCACGGCCTGTAG
- a CDS encoding AMP-binding protein produces MTDPASAHALRQPLAPAVVGREAVAWGEWNARIGRAARGLTMLGVDRVALRCTDRLSLAVLALGAIRAGVLAVLVPTRWPAPLAESALANAGVEVAVTDLPLATLKNLAPEAILATQGENRGGSLDADRPAVAVFTSGSTGAPKAAVLTWGALEASARGVNSHLGLEAGDRWLLDLPVAHVGGLGVVVRCALAGAALAVPSPGQPLADALAALAPTHASLVSTQLRRLLASGANLDSLRAILLGGSAMPDALLAEAVARGLPVSPSYGLTEMGSTVTAVSVPATPEALATSGRPLAGREVRISASGEIEVRDATRFSGYLTPDGLIEPFQASGWFATGDLGDIDGAGRLCVSGRRGLRFVSGGENVQPEAIERELLALGAVAEAVVVPIEDAEFGHRPLAFVRPAAGESADSDAIRAALRQRLPGFMIPVEVVPWEGAQGMKPDRVALAEAARQKRNA; encoded by the coding sequence ATGACCGATCCCGCCTCTGCCCACGCCCTGCGGCAGCCTCTGGCGCCGGCGGTCGTCGGGCGGGAGGCGGTCGCGTGGGGGGAGTGGAACGCGCGCATCGGGCGCGCCGCCAGAGGCTTGACGATGCTCGGCGTAGACCGTGTGGCGCTGAGGTGCACGGACCGCTTAAGCCTCGCCGTGCTGGCGCTCGGCGCGATCCGGGCAGGCGTCCTGGCCGTTCTCGTGCCGACGCGGTGGCCGGCGCCTCTGGCGGAGTCGGCGCTCGCGAACGCTGGCGTTGAGGTGGCGGTGACGGATCTGCCTCTGGCGACGCTCAAGAATCTCGCGCCAGAGGCCATCCTGGCAACACAAGGTGAGAACCGTGGCGGCTCGCTGGACGCGGACCGTCCGGCCGTTGCGGTGTTTACCTCGGGCTCGACGGGAGCGCCAAAGGCCGCCGTCTTGACGTGGGGCGCGCTGGAGGCGAGCGCCAGAGGCGTGAACAGCCACCTGGGCCTGGAGGCGGGGGACCGATGGTTGCTGGATCTCCCCGTCGCACACGTTGGCGGGTTGGGCGTCGTGGTCCGATGCGCGCTCGCGGGCGCGGCGCTGGCAGTCCCTAGCCCAGGGCAGCCTCTGGCGGACGCGCTCGCGGCCCTCGCGCCGACCCATGCCTCGCTGGTCTCCACTCAACTACGGCGCCTTCTCGCCTCTGGCGCAAATCTGGACTCGCTCCGCGCGATCCTGCTCGGCGGCAGCGCGATGCCCGACGCGCTCCTGGCCGAGGCCGTCGCCAGAGGCCTGCCGGTCTCGCCGTCCTACGGCCTGACGGAAATGGGATCGACGGTGACGGCGGTAAGCGTCCCCGCGACGCCAGAGGCGCTCGCTACCTCGGGCCGGCCTCTGGCGGGGCGCGAGGTTCGGATCTCGGCCTCGGGCGAGATCGAGGTGCGCGACGCGACGCGCTTCTCGGGGTACTTGACTCCGGATGGACTCATTGAGCCGTTCCAAGCCAGCGGGTGGTTCGCGACGGGCGACTTGGGAGATATCGACGGGGCGGGTCGGCTATGCGTGAGCGGGCGGCGCGGGCTGCGGTTCGTCTCGGGCGGCGAGAACGTCCAGCCGGAGGCCATCGAGCGGGAGCTCCTCGCGCTCGGGGCCGTCGCCGAGGCGGTCGTTGTTCCCATCGAGGACGCCGAGTTCGGCCACAGGCCTCTGGCGTTCGTGCGCCCCGCCGCAGGTGAGTCGGCCGACAGCGACGCCATTCGCGCGGCGCTACGCCAGAGGCTCCCGGGGTTCATGATCCCGGTCGAGGTGGTGCCGTGGGAGGGCGCGCAGGGGATGAAGCCGGATCGCGTGGCGCTCGCGGAGGCGGCACGCCAGAAGCGCAATGCGTGA
- the menC gene encoding o-succinylbenzoate synthase gives MRLSTYDLLPYTLQLSSPIRLGDTEMTERKGILLRFEAESGEVGWGDCAPLPGFSRETLDEARTALDTLAASFGEHSLDPRLFVDPAGPVYRALDAATPPPSVRYALDLALWSMGSEVLDRTLAQGLHPEPAVALPLCGLLQGDKRTILKDAARMGGASYRAVKMKVGRGKMDDEIALVHEVRSKIGAGVELRLDANRAWTMEEAKDFARGIRDAQVSFVEEPLKDPTGLPMLWMDTGLPIALDETLHLPQGEAFVRGWVAAVVLKPTLIGGIVRTLQLAAKARTVGARPILSSSYESGVGLRGLVALAAATDAEPAGLDTARRFTTDVLAQPLVFDGPFVDVPALLSKKVEISDAVAA, from the coding sequence ATGCGTCTCTCCACCTACGACCTGCTCCCGTATACCCTCCAGTTGTCCTCGCCGATTCGCCTCGGCGACACGGAGATGACGGAACGGAAGGGGATCCTCCTTCGCTTCGAGGCCGAAAGCGGTGAGGTCGGATGGGGCGATTGCGCCCCGCTGCCTGGGTTCTCCCGCGAGACGCTGGACGAGGCCCGAACCGCGCTCGACACGCTCGCGGCAAGCTTTGGCGAGCACAGCCTAGACCCACGTCTGTTCGTGGACCCCGCCGGACCGGTGTACCGCGCGCTCGACGCCGCGACGCCGCCGCCGAGCGTCCGCTACGCGCTCGACCTCGCGCTGTGGAGCATGGGCTCTGAAGTGCTGGACCGCACGCTCGCGCAGGGGCTCCACCCCGAGCCCGCCGTCGCGCTCCCGCTCTGCGGCCTGTTGCAAGGCGACAAACGGACGATCCTCAAGGACGCAGCCCGGATGGGCGGCGCCTCGTACCGCGCGGTCAAGATGAAAGTCGGCCGCGGCAAGATGGACGACGAGATCGCGCTCGTGCACGAGGTGCGCAGCAAGATCGGCGCCGGGGTGGAACTGCGGCTGGACGCCAACCGCGCCTGGACGATGGAGGAGGCCAAGGACTTCGCCAGAGGCATCCGGGACGCGCAGGTCTCGTTCGTCGAGGAGCCGCTGAAGGACCCGACGGGGCTCCCCATGCTGTGGATGGACACGGGGCTCCCCATCGCGCTGGACGAGACGCTGCACCTGCCGCAAGGCGAGGCGTTCGTCCGGGGCTGGGTCGCCGCCGTCGTACTCAAGCCGACGCTGATCGGCGGCATTGTGCGGACGCTTCAGCTCGCCGCCAAGGCGCGGACCGTGGGCGCCCGTCCGATCCTCTCCAGCTCCTACGAGAGCGGCGTCGGCCTCCGCGGCTTGGTCGCGCTCGCCGCCGCGACCGACGCCGAGCCTGCAGGCTTGGACACCGCGCGGCGCTTTACGACCGACGTCCTCGCGCAGCCGTTGGTCTTTGACGGCCCGTTCGTGGACGTGCCCGCGCTGCTGAGCAAGAAGGTCGAGATCAGCGACGCCGTCGCCGCATGA
- a CDS encoding endonuclease/exonuclease/phosphatase family protein has product MTPAVTDPPRRQRPPTLARRAGGVLLWVLTLPLIAAVAVGLAAQWIDPRALWWPQLFAVLLPFLSFGLVATAVLSLVLKVRGLALVQTVLLLFVLVRTEPWARLGEASGEGEALHLMTFNVPEQLAPEAMRDSMAAFVRREAPDVLVVQDAWVRGPRQEREAWEAPQVRGVVDSLGYGLRVPALVPGQRGWKRGATGIPLLLAPEAARVTAQEAIVVAGPGDDESSQATRSVIEWEGRSFVLYNVHLRSFGQAKPWLDPEFTPLRPRTWPRSFSRLSEVYRERATDVDMIAEAIAAETLPVVIAGDFNSTADNWSYRELRQAGGIRRQDAYREAGDTVWGRTYHADNLVVRIDHVLVDPALAVERAEMRNVGFSDHRPVLTRLRWRDE; this is encoded by the coding sequence ATGACTCCCGCCGTCACCGATCCTCCCCGCCGCCAGAGGCCGCCGACGCTCGCCCGTCGCGCGGGGGGTGTGCTGCTGTGGGTCCTGACGCTGCCGCTGATCGCAGCCGTCGCGGTCGGGCTGGCGGCGCAGTGGATTGACCCGCGCGCGCTCTGGTGGCCGCAGCTGTTCGCCGTTCTGCTGCCGTTCCTCTCGTTCGGGCTCGTCGCCACGGCCGTGCTGTCGCTCGTGCTGAAGGTGCGCGGGTTGGCGCTCGTCCAGACCGTCCTGCTGCTGTTCGTCCTCGTTCGCACCGAGCCATGGGCGCGCCTGGGCGAGGCCTCTGGCGAGGGCGAGGCGCTCCACCTCATGACCTTCAACGTGCCGGAGCAACTGGCGCCAGAGGCCATGCGCGACTCGATGGCGGCGTTTGTCCGGCGCGAGGCGCCCGACGTGCTGGTGGTGCAGGACGCGTGGGTCCGTGGCCCACGCCAGGAGCGCGAGGCGTGGGAAGCGCCGCAGGTACGCGGCGTAGTGGACTCCTTGGGCTACGGCCTCCGCGTTCCCGCTCTCGTGCCGGGCCAGCGCGGCTGGAAGCGCGGCGCAACCGGCATCCCGCTGCTTCTGGCGCCAGAAGCCGCGCGCGTGACCGCGCAAGAGGCCATCGTGGTGGCGGGGCCGGGCGACGACGAGTCCTCGCAGGCGACCCGGAGCGTGATCGAGTGGGAGGGGCGCTCGTTCGTGCTCTACAACGTGCACCTCCGCTCCTTTGGGCAGGCGAAGCCGTGGCTGGACCCCGAGTTCACGCCGCTGCGCCCTCGTACGTGGCCGCGCAGCTTTTCGCGCCTCTCTGAGGTGTACCGCGAGCGGGCGACGGATGTGGACATGATCGCCGAGGCCATCGCGGCGGAGACGCTGCCGGTCGTCATCGCGGGCGACTTCAACTCGACGGCGGACAACTGGTCCTACCGCGAGCTGCGGCAGGCGGGCGGGATCCGTCGTCAAGACGCGTACCGCGAGGCGGGAGACACCGTGTGGGGGCGGACGTACCACGCGGACAACCTCGTCGTCCGGATCGACCACGTTTTGGTGGACCCCGCGCTGGCCGTGGAGCGCGCGGAAATGCGCAACGTGGGCTTCTCCGACCACCGCCCCGTGCTGACCCGCCTCCGCTGGCGGGACGAATAG
- a CDS encoding rhomboid family intramembrane serine protease — MSDPNSPVTRFQNWRRSLPPALRLILTINVVAFLGLIVLSIVGLGGLVVEWTALSSAPAVAITRPWTILTYGFINPLGAQLIWGIISFVFALAWLTWIGRDLENTYGSHQLLGLYLLATLAGAVLALAWGALGGGGIGLYAGAWGPVGAVVVAAGVLHPRETMNLFLLGSISMKWIAIAFVTLDFLSTWLQAQFLDVSHVGAYAMGVAFALAQKRNIELGGWTRVLLRGEGVAPDPMASYRASQGGMGGMGRARGGDDEGEAWKKAAKATSTKTAGRPRPAPRKSSRPAAPTQADIDVILDKIHEKGLESLSKDERKVLEKWSGG; from the coding sequence ATGTCCGATCCCAACTCCCCCGTCACGCGGTTTCAGAACTGGCGCCGCAGCCTCCCGCCTGCGCTGCGCCTGATCCTGACGATCAACGTCGTGGCTTTTCTGGGGCTTATCGTTCTCAGCATCGTGGGATTGGGAGGGCTCGTGGTGGAGTGGACGGCGCTTTCGAGCGCCCCGGCCGTTGCCATTACGAGGCCGTGGACGATCCTGACCTACGGGTTCATCAATCCGCTTGGCGCGCAACTGATCTGGGGGATCATCTCGTTCGTGTTCGCACTCGCGTGGCTGACGTGGATCGGGCGGGACCTGGAGAACACGTACGGAAGCCACCAACTCCTCGGCCTCTACCTCCTCGCGACCCTCGCCGGAGCCGTCCTCGCGCTCGCGTGGGGAGCGCTCGGCGGTGGAGGCATTGGGCTTTACGCAGGCGCGTGGGGACCCGTGGGCGCGGTCGTCGTGGCGGCGGGCGTGCTGCACCCGCGCGAGACGATGAACCTGTTCTTGCTGGGCTCCATCTCGATGAAGTGGATCGCGATCGCGTTTGTGACGCTGGACTTCCTCTCGACGTGGCTGCAGGCTCAGTTCCTCGACGTGTCGCACGTCGGCGCGTACGCGATGGGCGTCGCGTTCGCGCTCGCGCAGAAGCGGAACATCGAGCTGGGCGGCTGGACGCGTGTCCTCTTGCGCGGCGAAGGCGTCGCGCCGGACCCGATGGCGTCGTACCGTGCCAGCCAGGGCGGGATGGGAGGCATGGGCCGCGCCAGAGGCGGCGACGATGAGGGGGAGGCGTGGAAAAAAGCCGCCAAGGCGACTTCCACCAAGACCGCAGGCCGGCCGCGCCCCGCTCCGCGCAAGTCGTCTCGCCCTGCGGCGCCGACGCAGGCGGACATCGATGTCATCCTCGACAAGATCCACGAGAAGGGGCTGGAGAGCCTCTCGAAAGACGAGCGCAAGGTGTTGGAAAAGTGGTCAGGCGGATGA
- a CDS encoding rhomboid family intramembrane serine protease, translating to MMPPVVKNLLILNVLAFAAQLVFRMRTGTMDTGIGPVEQWFALWPAGIPSETVLPTFGGLFWPWQIVTSAFLHGDFSHILFNMFGLWMFGAPLEQTLGSKRFAILFGGAVLGASLLQLGVISWPFLGDALPAGAYGPTLGASGGVLGVLGAFGMLYPNQPIYLLFLPVPIAAKWMVVGYAAMDILGGFGAYASNTAHFAHLGGLITGVLLILYWRGRLPVKPRARTL from the coding sequence ATGATGCCGCCCGTCGTCAAGAACCTTCTCATCCTCAACGTTCTCGCGTTCGCGGCCCAACTCGTTTTCCGGATGCGGACGGGGACGATGGACACCGGGATTGGCCCCGTTGAGCAGTGGTTCGCGCTGTGGCCCGCCGGGATCCCTTCTGAGACCGTCCTGCCCACGTTTGGAGGGCTGTTCTGGCCCTGGCAGATCGTCACGAGCGCGTTCCTCCACGGCGACTTCTCCCACATCCTGTTCAACATGTTCGGGCTGTGGATGTTTGGAGCGCCCCTGGAGCAGACACTCGGGTCCAAGCGGTTCGCGATTCTCTTCGGAGGAGCGGTCCTGGGCGCGAGCCTCCTGCAACTCGGCGTTATATCGTGGCCGTTCCTGGGTGACGCCCTCCCCGCAGGGGCTTACGGCCCGACGCTCGGGGCCTCTGGCGGCGTGTTGGGCGTCTTGGGCGCGTTTGGGATGCTGTACCCGAACCAGCCCATTTACCTGCTGTTCTTGCCCGTCCCCATCGCGGCGAAGTGGATGGTGGTGGGCTACGCCGCGATGGACATCCTGGGCGGCTTCGGAGCCTACGCGTCCAACACGGCTCACTTTGCGCACCTCGGCGGACTGATTACAGGCGTTTTGCTCATCCTGTACTGGCGAGGCCGACTTCCCGTTAAACCTCGCGCCCGCACGCTCTAG